One genomic segment of Musa acuminata AAA Group cultivar baxijiao chromosome BXJ3-3, Cavendish_Baxijiao_AAA, whole genome shotgun sequence includes these proteins:
- the LOC135633039 gene encoding uncharacterized protein LOC135633039 yields MVIASGEEEDRPAETLESRKEEHRFVSSRPPKQPPPPRLSRSRLHNFTFPTGSWGSHRILRCCNLPPGDASGSVNPAAVSRPPSPSEIFTSPPKRSTGFKGSKDGKGGGWEELEAERSISAAVAAAEAAGAARPWNLRTRRAACNAPSENGQYQHPLSAFRSPSPLAAEKNCPVTEMMKRRSDGSEKRERRKFSISLSREEIEHDFWVMKGTKPPRRPKKRPRIVQRQLDSLFPGLWLSEVTPETYKVDD; encoded by the exons ATGGTGATCGCGTCTGGAGAAGAGGAGGACCGGCCCGCCGAAACGTTGGAGTCGCGGAAGGAGGAGCACCGCTTCGTTTCTTCGCGTCCGCCAAAGCAGCCGCCCCCGCCGCGACTCTCCCGGTCGAGACTGCATAACTTCACCTTCCCCACCGGCAGCTGGGGTTCCCATCGCATCCTCCGCTGCTGTAACCTCCCGCCCGGCGACGCATCCGGATCGGTGAATCCCGCGGCGGTAAGCCGGCCGCCATCCCCTTCGGAGATATTCACCTCCCCGCCGAAGCGGTCCACTGGTTTCAAGGGCTCCAAGGACGGAAAGGGGGGAGGATGGGAGGAATTGGAGGCGGAGAGATCTATTTCTGCGGctgtggcggcggcggaggcggcgggagCGGCGAGGCCTTGGAATCTGAGGACCCGGAGGGCGGCCTGTAATGCGCCGTCCGAGAACGGGCAGTACCAGCACCCTCTCTCGGCTTTCCGGTCTCCGTCGCCTTTGGCCGCCGAGAAAAACTGCCCGGTGACGGAGATGATGAAGAGGAGATCAGATGGTTCGGAGAAGCGGGAACGCCGGAAATTCTCGATCTCGCTGTCGCGCGAGGAGATTGAACATGACTTTTGGGTTATGAAGGGGACGAAGCCCCCtcggaggccaaagaagaggcctAGAATCGTCCAGCGACAGCTCGAT TCGCTTTTCCCTGGTTTATGGTTATCGGAGGTGACTCCAGAAACGTACAAAGTTGATGATTAA